The following DNA comes from Nitrospirota bacterium.
TTTCCGAGTCGGCGACAAAACATTTTCCGAAGCCTGTGAGCAGGATATTCCTCTTCAGCGCCATGCTTGCCTCAGTTTCGACCGCCCTTGCCGAGATCCTTGGCGCCGCTATCGGCCTGAACATGCTCCTCGGACTGCCGCTTACGGTCGGCGCAACGATCACAGCGGTACTGGCCTGCATCATGCTGATCACGAACAGTTACAAGAAGCTTGAGGTATGGATCATCGGTTTTGTCTCTCTGATCGGTCTTGCCTTTATCTTCGAACTGAGCCTGGTGCCGGTACACTGGGCCGACGCTGCAAAGGGCTGGGTCGTTCCTGCGCTGCCTGCTGGCTCACTGCCGGTGATCATGAGCGTGCTGGGTGCGGTTGTGATGCCGCATAACATTTTTCTTCACTCAGAGATCATTCAGTCCAGACAATGGAACATTGAGGGCGAAGACGTGATCAAGAAGCAGCTCAAGTATGAGTTTATAGATACCCTTGCTGCCATGCTTGTGGGCTGGGCCATCAACAGTGCCATCATACTGGTGGCTGCAGCGGTCTTTCATGCGAACAGCACTGTGGTTACGGATCTGCCCCAGGCCGAGGCAACACTCAGGCCGCTTCTGGGCAATGCAGCCGGAGCGGTCTTTGCGCTGGCTCTGCTGATGGCAGGCTTCTCTTCATCCATCACCGCGGCCATGGCAGGCGGCAGCATCTTTGCCGGTATATTCCGGGAGCCCTTTGATATGGCAGATTCCCATTCTCGCATCGGTATTATCATCACCTTCGCCGGCGCGCTTACTATAGTTTTTTTTCTGAAAGATCCTTTTCAGGGCATCATCTGGAGCCAGATCGCTTTAAGCCTGCAGCTTCCATGGACCATCTTCTCTCTGATCTCCCTGACTTCGTCCCGGGACGTGATGGGCAAGTTCTCGAACTCCGGCCCCGACAAGATCGTGCTGTGGCTGTCGGCAGCGATCGTTTCTCTCCTGAATATCATGCTCCTGATTCAGATGCTGTAGCAGCGGTTTCATCGCATATTCCATGCCTTTTTTTTGAGCATGCCTGCCTTAAAATCAGGCAATCATTGTGCGGCGATAAGCTGTAACATGTTGTTTTAAAACAAAACATGCTATGGCAGGCATATTGCCTTAAGAATAATGGTATGTCGATCCTGATACTGAAGAATTTTGCGACTGAGGGGCCGGGCACTATAGAGGATTTTCTTGTGCAGAACAATATGCACTATACTGTCGTGGATATCGCGCGGCATGCTGTCGATTCCGGAGACGGGTTTGATACCCTGATCATGCTCGGCGGGCCGATGAGCGTGAACGACGAGGACAAGTATCCCTATCTGACCGATGAAATGAA
Coding sequences within:
- a CDS encoding Nramp family divalent metal transporter, which translates into the protein MSLKTIFGKHSPKLGALEILKYIGPGFLVTVGFIDPGNWASNVAAGSQYGYSLLWMVTLSTVMLILLQHNAAHLGIATGLCLSESATKHFPKPVSRIFLFSAMLASVSTALAEILGAAIGLNMLLGLPLTVGATITAVLACIMLITNSYKKLEVWIIGFVSLIGLAFIFELSLVPVHWADAAKGWVVPALPAGSLPVIMSVLGAVVMPHNIFLHSEIIQSRQWNIEGEDVIKKQLKYEFIDTLAAMLVGWAINSAIILVAAAVFHANSTVVTDLPQAEATLRPLLGNAAGAVFALALLMAGFSSSITAAMAGGSIFAGIFREPFDMADSHSRIGIIITFAGALTIVFFLKDPFQGIIWSQIALSLQLPWTIFSLISLTSSRDVMGKFSNSGPDKIVLWLSAAIVSLLNIMLLIQML